In the Sus scrofa isolate TJ Tabasco breed Duroc chromosome 6, Sscrofa11.1, whole genome shotgun sequence genome, one interval contains:
- the IL28B gene encoding interleukin-28B precursor, with the protein MALGGSLVLVLVLMTVAPPRTGAVPVPEALRALPGARGCHLAQFKSLSPQALQAFKRAKDAFEESLLEDWNCSSRIFPRSRDLKQLQVWERPVALEAEVALTLSVLGSLANSSLHSSLDQPLHTLRHIHAQLQACVPAQPMAGPRPRGRLHHWLHRLQEAQKKEPQSCLEASVMFNLFRLLTRDLKCVASGDLCV; encoded by the exons ATGGCCCTGGGTGGCTcgctggtgctggtgctggtgctgaTGACGGTGGCTCCACCCAGGACAGGAGCGGTGCCTGTCCCTGAAGCCCTCAGGGCCCTCCCAGGAGCAAGGGGCTGCCACTTGGCCCAGTTCAAGTCTCTGTCCCCACAAGCGCTGCAGGCCTTCAAGAGGGCCAAGGATGCCTTT GAAGAGTCCCTCTTGGAGGACTGGAACTGCAGCTCCCGCATCTTCCCCAGGAGCAGGGACCTGAAGCAGCTGCAG GTGTGGGAGCGCCCCGTGGCCTTGGAGGCCGAGGTGGCCCTGACCCTCAGCGTCCTGGGCTCCTTGGCGAACTCATCCCTGCACAGCAGCCTGGACCAGCCCCTTCACACGCTGCGCCACATCCACGCCCAGCTCCAGGCCTGT GTCCCAGCTCAGCCCATGGCAGGCCCCCGGCCCCGGGGCCGCCTCCACCACTGGCTGCACCGGCTCCAGGAGGCCCAGAAGAAG gaGCCCCAGAGCTGCCTGGAAGCCTCTGTCATGTTCAACCTCTTCCGCCTCCTCACCCGGGACCTGAAATGTGTCGCCAGTGGAGACCTGTGTGTCTGA